The following coding sequences lie in one Apium graveolens cultivar Ventura chromosome 3, ASM990537v1, whole genome shotgun sequence genomic window:
- the LOC141713364 gene encoding histone-lysine N-methyltransferase ATX3-like isoform X4 — MSGRIDDVEMKERECSEKENDDNSLDLMNENSRGLADSRVDEDKGGFNLRRSSRGRVRALPARYRDSEMNLGKKKKTGESRDCDMKKERKGMGSDGLDNGEGLNEKSAESESNLENNDDIQCDSSLSLVKGDAEQIMALAIDDENKFIVEKKRKYKKAEKKPIYRPGNFGVGDVVWVKSSRTAIAWPALVIDPLHDAPENVLNQCAPNTTYVMFFGYSKKGERVYAWIRQGLIYPYDAYLDRFQRKIPPSPSQSPVLLKAVEEAMLYGFGYNSASDVDTGRKHNHYSTASRHFDKLCKSQQYCWICKKIWHQSNSGWIRCDGCGIWVHAECAKLSDKPLKVKVVQEDDYCCPKCEASSNCETSASQRPETEVGKAVIPGQISVICSGMERKYYLAQNSVQCKCCSPGTLKWKRCEWERHTGSRSTNWKFSVKVKDSMLPLKKWTSGHNLQGANPSGLRKKQLLTFLQEKYKPISSKWSLGRCAVCRRFEDYDDNKIIFCNRCQIAVHQECYGVSRNEDPVLWVCRACEVPDAPNKCCLCPIKGGALKPTDVGTLWVHVTCAWFCPEVHFQDLQKMEPAVGILNIPLDSFVKACSLCKQIYGSCIQCCKCKVSFHAMCALQAGFHMEIRRGKKIDKFVSYCAFHQGPTMENGIIDEETLGVTNLIQSKNDVQRSRVLTPGPCRRNDYPNSSTSGTTETESAARCSLLELSKNKKTGIEPRFHRLMGPTHHSLDAIDRLTVCHEDAFSTLTKRLNHLKETENKRVCFGKSGIHGWGLFAKRHIREGDMVLEYRGEQVQEWMANLREALYCSEGKDCYFMNTREEIIDATVKGNIARLSNHSARKG, encoded by the exons ATGAGTGGACGAATAGATGATGTCGAAATGAAGGAACGTGAGTGTTCCGAGAAAGAGAATGATGATAATTCGTTGGATTTGATGAATGAGAATAGCCGTGGTTTAGCTGATTCCAGGGTGGATGAGGATAAAGGTGGTTTTAATTTACGGAGATCATCGCGTGGACGAGTTAGGGCGCTTCCTGCTAGGTATCGTGATTCGGAGATGAATTTGGGGAAAAAGAAAAAAACTGGTGAATCGCGTGATTGTGATATGAAGAaagagaggaaaggaatgggaaGTGACGGTTTGGACAATGGTGAGGGGTTAAATGAGAAGAGTGCCGAAAGTGAGAGTAATTTGGAAAATAATGATGATATTCAATGTGATTCGAGTTTGTCATTGGTGAAGGGTGATGCTGAGCAGATAATGGCATTGGCAATTGATGATGAGAATAAGTTTATAGtggaaaagaaaaggaaatataAAAAGGCGGAGAAGAAACCTATCTATAGGCCGGGGAATTTTGGAGTAGGGGATGTAGTTTGGGTGAAATCCTCCAGGACTGCTATAGCATGGCCAGCTCTTGTAATTGATCCGTTACATGATGCTCCTGAAAATGTTTTGAACCAGTGTGCTCCAAACACGACATATGTAATGTTTTTTGGCTACTCAAAGAAGGGAGAAAGG GTTTATGCATGGATCCGACAAGGATTGATATATCCCTATGATGCGTATTTAGATAG GTTTCAGCGCAAAATCCCACCTTCCCCTAGCCAGAGCCCTGTTCTTTTAAAGGCAGTAGAAGAAGCAATGTTGTATGGCTTTGGGTATAATAGTGCTAGCGATGTTGATACTGGTCGCAAGCACAATCATTATTCAACTGCCTCAAGGCATTTTGATAAG TTATGCAAGTCACAGCAATATTGTTGGATTTGTAAGAAGATCTGGCATCAATCAAACAGTGGATGG ATACGATGTGATGGCTGTGGCATTTGGGTACATGCTGAGTGTGCCAAATTATCTGACAAGCCACTCAAG GTAAAGGTTGTCCAGGAAGATGATTATTGTTGCCCAAAATGTGAGGCAAGCTCAAATTGTGAGACATCAGCTTCACAGAG GCCGGAGACAGAAGTGGGAAAAGCTGTGATACCTGGACAGATATCCGTGATTTGTTCAGGAATGGAACGGAAATATTATTTAGCTCAAAACTC GGTGCAATGCAAATGTTGTTCTCCTGGGACGCTTAAGTGGAAGCGTTGTGAATGGGAACGTCATACAGGTTCCAGAAGTACAAATTGGAAATTTAGTGTTAAAGTAAAAGATTCAATGCTACCGCTAAAAAAATGG ACTTCAGGGCATAATCTACAAGGTGCAAATCCTTCAGGGCTAAGAAAGAAGCAGCTGCTCACATTTTTGCAAG AGAAGTATAAACCTATTTCTTCAAAGTGGTCTTTAGGACGCTGTGCTGTTTGTAGACGGTTTGAAGACTACGATGATAACAAAATCATTTTTTGCAATAG GTGTCAAATTGCTGTCCATCAAGAATGCTACGGGGTGTCAAGGAATGAGGATCCTGTTTTATGGGTTTGTAGAGCATGTGAAGTGCCGGATGCCCCGAATAAGTGTTGCCTCTGCCCAATAAAAG GTGGTGCTTTGAAGCCAACCGATGTTGGTACCTTGTGGGTCCATGTAACATGTGCATGGTTTTGTCCTGAAGTTCATTTTCAAGATCTTCAGAAAATGGAACCGGCTGTTGGAATTTTAAATATTCCACTTGATTCTTTTGTGAAG GCATGCTCACTTTGCAAGCAAATTTACGGTTCTTGCATACAGTGTTGCAAGTGTAAGGTTTCATTTCATGCAATGTGTGCTTTGCAAGCAGGTTTCCACATGGAA ATTCGGCGTGGGAAGAAGATTGACAAATTTGTGTCATATTGCGCTTTTCACCA GGGCCCTACTATGGAAAACGGCATAATAGACGAAGAAACTCTTGGTGTAACAAATTTGATTCAAAGCAAGAATGATGTACAACGTTCCAGAGTTTTGACACCTGGTCCATGCAGGAGAAATGATTACCCTAACTCGTCAACATCGGGAACAACTGAGACTGAGTCTGCTGCACGGTGTTCTTTATTAGAATTATCTAAAAATAAG AAGACAGGAATAGAACCAAGATTTCACAGACTGATGGGACCCACACATCATTCTTTGGATGCAATTGATCGCTTAACTGTCTGCCAT GAAGATGCGTTCTCTACATTAACCAAACGTCTCAACCATCTGAAG GAAACAGAAAATAAACGGGTTTGCTTTGGTAAATCTGGAATACATGGATGGGGTCTATTTGCCAAACGGCACATTCGAGAAGGAGATATG GTTTTAGAATATCGAGGAGAGCAGGTACAAGAATGGATGGCTAATCTCAGGGAAGCCCTCTATTGCTCAGAAGGCAAAGATTGCTAC TTTATGAATACCCGGGAAGAAATTATTGATGCAACAGTTAAGGGGAATATAGCACGCTTAAGCAATCATTCA GCACGGAAAGGTTGA
- the LOC141713364 gene encoding histone-lysine N-methyltransferase ATX3-like isoform X2, whose product MSGRIDDVEMKERECSEKENDDNSLDLMNENSRGLADSRVDEDKGGFNLRRSSRGRVRALPARYRDSEMNLGKKKKTGESRDCDMKKERKGMGSDGLDNGEGLNEKSAESESNLENNDDIQCDSSLSLVKGDAEQIMALAIDDENKFIVEKKRKYKKAEKKPIYRPGNFGVGDVVWVKSSRTAIAWPALVIDPLHDAPENVLNQCAPNTTYVMFFGYSKKGERVYAWIRQGLIYPYDAYLDRFQRKIPPSPSQSPVLLKAVEEAMLYGFGYNSASDVDTGRKHNHYSTASRHFDKLCKSQQYCWICKKIWHQSNSGWIRCDGCGIWVHAECAKLSDKPLKEDDYCCPKCEASSNCETSASQRPETEVGKAVIPGQISVICSGMERKYYLAQNSVQCKCCSPGTLKWKRCEWERHTGSRSTNWKFSVKVKDSMLPLKKWTSGHNLQGANPSGLRKKQLLTFLQEKYKPISSKWSLGRCAVCRRFEDYDDNKIIFCNRCQIAVHQECYGVSRNEDPVLWVCRACEVPDAPNKCCLCPIKGGALKPTDVGTLWVHVTCAWFCPEVHFQDLQKMEPAVGILNIPLDSFVKACSLCKQIYGSCIQCCKCKVSFHAMCALQAGFHMEIRRGKKIDKFVSYCAFHQGPTMENGIIDEETLGVTNLIQSKNDVQRSRVLTPGPCRRNDYPNSSTSGTTETESAARCSLLELSKNKKTGIEPRFHRLMGPTHHSLDAIDRLTVCHEDAFSTLTKRLNHLKETENKRVCFGKSGIHGWGLFAKRHIREGDMVLEYRGEQVQEWMANLREALYCSEGKDCYFMNTREEIIDATVKGNIARLSNHSCMPNCFARILSVNGVDKKIVLFAKTDVFAGDELTLSYWFSEGETDESKIPCFCGTPFCKKFIS is encoded by the exons ATGAGTGGACGAATAGATGATGTCGAAATGAAGGAACGTGAGTGTTCCGAGAAAGAGAATGATGATAATTCGTTGGATTTGATGAATGAGAATAGCCGTGGTTTAGCTGATTCCAGGGTGGATGAGGATAAAGGTGGTTTTAATTTACGGAGATCATCGCGTGGACGAGTTAGGGCGCTTCCTGCTAGGTATCGTGATTCGGAGATGAATTTGGGGAAAAAGAAAAAAACTGGTGAATCGCGTGATTGTGATATGAAGAaagagaggaaaggaatgggaaGTGACGGTTTGGACAATGGTGAGGGGTTAAATGAGAAGAGTGCCGAAAGTGAGAGTAATTTGGAAAATAATGATGATATTCAATGTGATTCGAGTTTGTCATTGGTGAAGGGTGATGCTGAGCAGATAATGGCATTGGCAATTGATGATGAGAATAAGTTTATAGtggaaaagaaaaggaaatataAAAAGGCGGAGAAGAAACCTATCTATAGGCCGGGGAATTTTGGAGTAGGGGATGTAGTTTGGGTGAAATCCTCCAGGACTGCTATAGCATGGCCAGCTCTTGTAATTGATCCGTTACATGATGCTCCTGAAAATGTTTTGAACCAGTGTGCTCCAAACACGACATATGTAATGTTTTTTGGCTACTCAAAGAAGGGAGAAAGG GTTTATGCATGGATCCGACAAGGATTGATATATCCCTATGATGCGTATTTAGATAG GTTTCAGCGCAAAATCCCACCTTCCCCTAGCCAGAGCCCTGTTCTTTTAAAGGCAGTAGAAGAAGCAATGTTGTATGGCTTTGGGTATAATAGTGCTAGCGATGTTGATACTGGTCGCAAGCACAATCATTATTCAACTGCCTCAAGGCATTTTGATAAG TTATGCAAGTCACAGCAATATTGTTGGATTTGTAAGAAGATCTGGCATCAATCAAACAGTGGATGG ATACGATGTGATGGCTGTGGCATTTGGGTACATGCTGAGTGTGCCAAATTATCTGACAAGCCACTCAAG GAAGATGATTATTGTTGCCCAAAATGTGAGGCAAGCTCAAATTGTGAGACATCAGCTTCACAGAG GCCGGAGACAGAAGTGGGAAAAGCTGTGATACCTGGACAGATATCCGTGATTTGTTCAGGAATGGAACGGAAATATTATTTAGCTCAAAACTC GGTGCAATGCAAATGTTGTTCTCCTGGGACGCTTAAGTGGAAGCGTTGTGAATGGGAACGTCATACAGGTTCCAGAAGTACAAATTGGAAATTTAGTGTTAAAGTAAAAGATTCAATGCTACCGCTAAAAAAATGG ACTTCAGGGCATAATCTACAAGGTGCAAATCCTTCAGGGCTAAGAAAGAAGCAGCTGCTCACATTTTTGCAAG AGAAGTATAAACCTATTTCTTCAAAGTGGTCTTTAGGACGCTGTGCTGTTTGTAGACGGTTTGAAGACTACGATGATAACAAAATCATTTTTTGCAATAG GTGTCAAATTGCTGTCCATCAAGAATGCTACGGGGTGTCAAGGAATGAGGATCCTGTTTTATGGGTTTGTAGAGCATGTGAAGTGCCGGATGCCCCGAATAAGTGTTGCCTCTGCCCAATAAAAG GTGGTGCTTTGAAGCCAACCGATGTTGGTACCTTGTGGGTCCATGTAACATGTGCATGGTTTTGTCCTGAAGTTCATTTTCAAGATCTTCAGAAAATGGAACCGGCTGTTGGAATTTTAAATATTCCACTTGATTCTTTTGTGAAG GCATGCTCACTTTGCAAGCAAATTTACGGTTCTTGCATACAGTGTTGCAAGTGTAAGGTTTCATTTCATGCAATGTGTGCTTTGCAAGCAGGTTTCCACATGGAA ATTCGGCGTGGGAAGAAGATTGACAAATTTGTGTCATATTGCGCTTTTCACCA GGGCCCTACTATGGAAAACGGCATAATAGACGAAGAAACTCTTGGTGTAACAAATTTGATTCAAAGCAAGAATGATGTACAACGTTCCAGAGTTTTGACACCTGGTCCATGCAGGAGAAATGATTACCCTAACTCGTCAACATCGGGAACAACTGAGACTGAGTCTGCTGCACGGTGTTCTTTATTAGAATTATCTAAAAATAAG AAGACAGGAATAGAACCAAGATTTCACAGACTGATGGGACCCACACATCATTCTTTGGATGCAATTGATCGCTTAACTGTCTGCCAT GAAGATGCGTTCTCTACATTAACCAAACGTCTCAACCATCTGAAG GAAACAGAAAATAAACGGGTTTGCTTTGGTAAATCTGGAATACATGGATGGGGTCTATTTGCCAAACGGCACATTCGAGAAGGAGATATG GTTTTAGAATATCGAGGAGAGCAGGTACAAGAATGGATGGCTAATCTCAGGGAAGCCCTCTATTGCTCAGAAGGCAAAGATTGCTAC TTTATGAATACCCGGGAAGAAATTATTGATGCAACAGTTAAGGGGAATATAGCACGCTTAAGCAATCATTCA TGCATGCCAAACTGTTTTGCTCGCATATTAAGTGTCAACGGAGTCGATAAAAAGATAGTTCTTTTTGCCAAAACTGATGTGTTCGCCGGAGATGAGTTGAC GTTAAGTTACTGGTTTAGCGAAGGCGAAACAGATGAAAGCAAGATTCCCTGCTTTTGTGGAACTCCTTTCTGTAAAAAATTTATTAGTTAA
- the LOC141713364 gene encoding histone-lysine N-methyltransferase ATX3-like isoform X1, with amino-acid sequence MSGRIDDVEMKERECSEKENDDNSLDLMNENSRGLADSRVDEDKGGFNLRRSSRGRVRALPARYRDSEMNLGKKKKTGESRDCDMKKERKGMGSDGLDNGEGLNEKSAESESNLENNDDIQCDSSLSLVKGDAEQIMALAIDDENKFIVEKKRKYKKAEKKPIYRPGNFGVGDVVWVKSSRTAIAWPALVIDPLHDAPENVLNQCAPNTTYVMFFGYSKKGERVYAWIRQGLIYPYDAYLDRFQRKIPPSPSQSPVLLKAVEEAMLYGFGYNSASDVDTGRKHNHYSTASRHFDKLCKSQQYCWICKKIWHQSNSGWIRCDGCGIWVHAECAKLSDKPLKVKVVQEDDYCCPKCEASSNCETSASQRPETEVGKAVIPGQISVICSGMERKYYLAQNSVQCKCCSPGTLKWKRCEWERHTGSRSTNWKFSVKVKDSMLPLKKWTSGHNLQGANPSGLRKKQLLTFLQEKYKPISSKWSLGRCAVCRRFEDYDDNKIIFCNRCQIAVHQECYGVSRNEDPVLWVCRACEVPDAPNKCCLCPIKGGALKPTDVGTLWVHVTCAWFCPEVHFQDLQKMEPAVGILNIPLDSFVKACSLCKQIYGSCIQCCKCKVSFHAMCALQAGFHMEIRRGKKIDKFVSYCAFHQGPTMENGIIDEETLGVTNLIQSKNDVQRSRVLTPGPCRRNDYPNSSTSGTTETESAARCSLLELSKNKKTGIEPRFHRLMGPTHHSLDAIDRLTVCHEDAFSTLTKRLNHLKETENKRVCFGKSGIHGWGLFAKRHIREGDMVLEYRGEQVQEWMANLREALYCSEGKDCYFMNTREEIIDATVKGNIARLSNHSCMPNCFARILSVNGVDKKIVLFAKTDVFAGDELTLSYWFSEGETDESKIPCFCGTPFCKKFIS; translated from the exons ATGAGTGGACGAATAGATGATGTCGAAATGAAGGAACGTGAGTGTTCCGAGAAAGAGAATGATGATAATTCGTTGGATTTGATGAATGAGAATAGCCGTGGTTTAGCTGATTCCAGGGTGGATGAGGATAAAGGTGGTTTTAATTTACGGAGATCATCGCGTGGACGAGTTAGGGCGCTTCCTGCTAGGTATCGTGATTCGGAGATGAATTTGGGGAAAAAGAAAAAAACTGGTGAATCGCGTGATTGTGATATGAAGAaagagaggaaaggaatgggaaGTGACGGTTTGGACAATGGTGAGGGGTTAAATGAGAAGAGTGCCGAAAGTGAGAGTAATTTGGAAAATAATGATGATATTCAATGTGATTCGAGTTTGTCATTGGTGAAGGGTGATGCTGAGCAGATAATGGCATTGGCAATTGATGATGAGAATAAGTTTATAGtggaaaagaaaaggaaatataAAAAGGCGGAGAAGAAACCTATCTATAGGCCGGGGAATTTTGGAGTAGGGGATGTAGTTTGGGTGAAATCCTCCAGGACTGCTATAGCATGGCCAGCTCTTGTAATTGATCCGTTACATGATGCTCCTGAAAATGTTTTGAACCAGTGTGCTCCAAACACGACATATGTAATGTTTTTTGGCTACTCAAAGAAGGGAGAAAGG GTTTATGCATGGATCCGACAAGGATTGATATATCCCTATGATGCGTATTTAGATAG GTTTCAGCGCAAAATCCCACCTTCCCCTAGCCAGAGCCCTGTTCTTTTAAAGGCAGTAGAAGAAGCAATGTTGTATGGCTTTGGGTATAATAGTGCTAGCGATGTTGATACTGGTCGCAAGCACAATCATTATTCAACTGCCTCAAGGCATTTTGATAAG TTATGCAAGTCACAGCAATATTGTTGGATTTGTAAGAAGATCTGGCATCAATCAAACAGTGGATGG ATACGATGTGATGGCTGTGGCATTTGGGTACATGCTGAGTGTGCCAAATTATCTGACAAGCCACTCAAG GTAAAGGTTGTCCAGGAAGATGATTATTGTTGCCCAAAATGTGAGGCAAGCTCAAATTGTGAGACATCAGCTTCACAGAG GCCGGAGACAGAAGTGGGAAAAGCTGTGATACCTGGACAGATATCCGTGATTTGTTCAGGAATGGAACGGAAATATTATTTAGCTCAAAACTC GGTGCAATGCAAATGTTGTTCTCCTGGGACGCTTAAGTGGAAGCGTTGTGAATGGGAACGTCATACAGGTTCCAGAAGTACAAATTGGAAATTTAGTGTTAAAGTAAAAGATTCAATGCTACCGCTAAAAAAATGG ACTTCAGGGCATAATCTACAAGGTGCAAATCCTTCAGGGCTAAGAAAGAAGCAGCTGCTCACATTTTTGCAAG AGAAGTATAAACCTATTTCTTCAAAGTGGTCTTTAGGACGCTGTGCTGTTTGTAGACGGTTTGAAGACTACGATGATAACAAAATCATTTTTTGCAATAG GTGTCAAATTGCTGTCCATCAAGAATGCTACGGGGTGTCAAGGAATGAGGATCCTGTTTTATGGGTTTGTAGAGCATGTGAAGTGCCGGATGCCCCGAATAAGTGTTGCCTCTGCCCAATAAAAG GTGGTGCTTTGAAGCCAACCGATGTTGGTACCTTGTGGGTCCATGTAACATGTGCATGGTTTTGTCCTGAAGTTCATTTTCAAGATCTTCAGAAAATGGAACCGGCTGTTGGAATTTTAAATATTCCACTTGATTCTTTTGTGAAG GCATGCTCACTTTGCAAGCAAATTTACGGTTCTTGCATACAGTGTTGCAAGTGTAAGGTTTCATTTCATGCAATGTGTGCTTTGCAAGCAGGTTTCCACATGGAA ATTCGGCGTGGGAAGAAGATTGACAAATTTGTGTCATATTGCGCTTTTCACCA GGGCCCTACTATGGAAAACGGCATAATAGACGAAGAAACTCTTGGTGTAACAAATTTGATTCAAAGCAAGAATGATGTACAACGTTCCAGAGTTTTGACACCTGGTCCATGCAGGAGAAATGATTACCCTAACTCGTCAACATCGGGAACAACTGAGACTGAGTCTGCTGCACGGTGTTCTTTATTAGAATTATCTAAAAATAAG AAGACAGGAATAGAACCAAGATTTCACAGACTGATGGGACCCACACATCATTCTTTGGATGCAATTGATCGCTTAACTGTCTGCCAT GAAGATGCGTTCTCTACATTAACCAAACGTCTCAACCATCTGAAG GAAACAGAAAATAAACGGGTTTGCTTTGGTAAATCTGGAATACATGGATGGGGTCTATTTGCCAAACGGCACATTCGAGAAGGAGATATG GTTTTAGAATATCGAGGAGAGCAGGTACAAGAATGGATGGCTAATCTCAGGGAAGCCCTCTATTGCTCAGAAGGCAAAGATTGCTAC TTTATGAATACCCGGGAAGAAATTATTGATGCAACAGTTAAGGGGAATATAGCACGCTTAAGCAATCATTCA TGCATGCCAAACTGTTTTGCTCGCATATTAAGTGTCAACGGAGTCGATAAAAAGATAGTTCTTTTTGCCAAAACTGATGTGTTCGCCGGAGATGAGTTGAC GTTAAGTTACTGGTTTAGCGAAGGCGAAACAGATGAAAGCAAGATTCCCTGCTTTTGTGGAACTCCTTTCTGTAAAAAATTTATTAGTTAA
- the LOC141713364 gene encoding histone-lysine N-methyltransferase ATX3-like isoform X5, whose amino-acid sequence MSGRIDDVEMKERECSEKENDDNSLDLMNENSRGLADSRVDEDKGGFNLRRSSRGRVRALPARYRDSEMNLGKKKKTGESRDCDMKKERKGMGSDGLDNGEGLNEKSAESESNLENNDDIQCDSSLSLVKGDAEQIMALAIDDENKFIVEKKRKYKKAEKKPIYRPGNFGVGDVVWVKSSRTAIAWPALVIDPLHDAPENVLNQCAPNTTYVMFFGYSKKGERLCKSQQYCWICKKIWHQSNSGWIRCDGCGIWVHAECAKLSDKPLKVKVVQEDDYCCPKCEASSNCETSASQRPETEVGKAVIPGQISVICSGMERKYYLAQNSVQCKCCSPGTLKWKRCEWERHTGSRSTNWKFSVKVKDSMLPLKKWTSGHNLQGANPSGLRKKQLLTFLQEKYKPISSKWSLGRCAVCRRFEDYDDNKIIFCNRCQIAVHQECYGVSRNEDPVLWVCRACEVPDAPNKCCLCPIKGGALKPTDVGTLWVHVTCAWFCPEVHFQDLQKMEPAVGILNIPLDSFVKACSLCKQIYGSCIQCCKCKVSFHAMCALQAGFHMEIRRGKKIDKFVSYCAFHQGPTMENGIIDEETLGVTNLIQSKNDVQRSRVLTPGPCRRNDYPNSSTSGTTETESAARCSLLELSKNKKTGIEPRFHRLMGPTHHSLDAIDRLTVCHEDAFSTLTKRLNHLKETENKRVCFGKSGIHGWGLFAKRHIREGDMVLEYRGEQVQEWMANLREALYCSEGKDCYFMNTREEIIDATVKGNIARLSNHSCMPNCFARILSVNGVDKKIVLFAKTDVFAGDELTLSYWFSEGETDESKIPCFCGTPFCKKFIS is encoded by the exons ATGAGTGGACGAATAGATGATGTCGAAATGAAGGAACGTGAGTGTTCCGAGAAAGAGAATGATGATAATTCGTTGGATTTGATGAATGAGAATAGCCGTGGTTTAGCTGATTCCAGGGTGGATGAGGATAAAGGTGGTTTTAATTTACGGAGATCATCGCGTGGACGAGTTAGGGCGCTTCCTGCTAGGTATCGTGATTCGGAGATGAATTTGGGGAAAAAGAAAAAAACTGGTGAATCGCGTGATTGTGATATGAAGAaagagaggaaaggaatgggaaGTGACGGTTTGGACAATGGTGAGGGGTTAAATGAGAAGAGTGCCGAAAGTGAGAGTAATTTGGAAAATAATGATGATATTCAATGTGATTCGAGTTTGTCATTGGTGAAGGGTGATGCTGAGCAGATAATGGCATTGGCAATTGATGATGAGAATAAGTTTATAGtggaaaagaaaaggaaatataAAAAGGCGGAGAAGAAACCTATCTATAGGCCGGGGAATTTTGGAGTAGGGGATGTAGTTTGGGTGAAATCCTCCAGGACTGCTATAGCATGGCCAGCTCTTGTAATTGATCCGTTACATGATGCTCCTGAAAATGTTTTGAACCAGTGTGCTCCAAACACGACATATGTAATGTTTTTTGGCTACTCAAAGAAGGGAGAAAGG TTATGCAAGTCACAGCAATATTGTTGGATTTGTAAGAAGATCTGGCATCAATCAAACAGTGGATGG ATACGATGTGATGGCTGTGGCATTTGGGTACATGCTGAGTGTGCCAAATTATCTGACAAGCCACTCAAG GTAAAGGTTGTCCAGGAAGATGATTATTGTTGCCCAAAATGTGAGGCAAGCTCAAATTGTGAGACATCAGCTTCACAGAG GCCGGAGACAGAAGTGGGAAAAGCTGTGATACCTGGACAGATATCCGTGATTTGTTCAGGAATGGAACGGAAATATTATTTAGCTCAAAACTC GGTGCAATGCAAATGTTGTTCTCCTGGGACGCTTAAGTGGAAGCGTTGTGAATGGGAACGTCATACAGGTTCCAGAAGTACAAATTGGAAATTTAGTGTTAAAGTAAAAGATTCAATGCTACCGCTAAAAAAATGG ACTTCAGGGCATAATCTACAAGGTGCAAATCCTTCAGGGCTAAGAAAGAAGCAGCTGCTCACATTTTTGCAAG AGAAGTATAAACCTATTTCTTCAAAGTGGTCTTTAGGACGCTGTGCTGTTTGTAGACGGTTTGAAGACTACGATGATAACAAAATCATTTTTTGCAATAG GTGTCAAATTGCTGTCCATCAAGAATGCTACGGGGTGTCAAGGAATGAGGATCCTGTTTTATGGGTTTGTAGAGCATGTGAAGTGCCGGATGCCCCGAATAAGTGTTGCCTCTGCCCAATAAAAG GTGGTGCTTTGAAGCCAACCGATGTTGGTACCTTGTGGGTCCATGTAACATGTGCATGGTTTTGTCCTGAAGTTCATTTTCAAGATCTTCAGAAAATGGAACCGGCTGTTGGAATTTTAAATATTCCACTTGATTCTTTTGTGAAG GCATGCTCACTTTGCAAGCAAATTTACGGTTCTTGCATACAGTGTTGCAAGTGTAAGGTTTCATTTCATGCAATGTGTGCTTTGCAAGCAGGTTTCCACATGGAA ATTCGGCGTGGGAAGAAGATTGACAAATTTGTGTCATATTGCGCTTTTCACCA GGGCCCTACTATGGAAAACGGCATAATAGACGAAGAAACTCTTGGTGTAACAAATTTGATTCAAAGCAAGAATGATGTACAACGTTCCAGAGTTTTGACACCTGGTCCATGCAGGAGAAATGATTACCCTAACTCGTCAACATCGGGAACAACTGAGACTGAGTCTGCTGCACGGTGTTCTTTATTAGAATTATCTAAAAATAAG AAGACAGGAATAGAACCAAGATTTCACAGACTGATGGGACCCACACATCATTCTTTGGATGCAATTGATCGCTTAACTGTCTGCCAT GAAGATGCGTTCTCTACATTAACCAAACGTCTCAACCATCTGAAG GAAACAGAAAATAAACGGGTTTGCTTTGGTAAATCTGGAATACATGGATGGGGTCTATTTGCCAAACGGCACATTCGAGAAGGAGATATG GTTTTAGAATATCGAGGAGAGCAGGTACAAGAATGGATGGCTAATCTCAGGGAAGCCCTCTATTGCTCAGAAGGCAAAGATTGCTAC TTTATGAATACCCGGGAAGAAATTATTGATGCAACAGTTAAGGGGAATATAGCACGCTTAAGCAATCATTCA TGCATGCCAAACTGTTTTGCTCGCATATTAAGTGTCAACGGAGTCGATAAAAAGATAGTTCTTTTTGCCAAAACTGATGTGTTCGCCGGAGATGAGTTGAC GTTAAGTTACTGGTTTAGCGAAGGCGAAACAGATGAAAGCAAGATTCCCTGCTTTTGTGGAACTCCTTTCTGTAAAAAATTTATTAGTTAA